The Vicia villosa cultivar HV-30 ecotype Madison, WI unplaced genomic scaffold, Vvil1.0 ctg.006877F_1_1, whole genome shotgun sequence genome window below encodes:
- the LOC131643059 gene encoding G-type lectin S-receptor-like serine/threonine-protein kinase At4g27290: MSFPSMPVIIITSLLFVLSHISFAIDTITQSTSFPDGSTLVSKDGSFELGFFGNSSNRYIGIWYKNIPVRRVVWVANRDNPTKDNSSKLIINRDGNILLLNHNESLVWSINATKKISSPVVLQLLDNGNFVLRYKNSNSNSNSESNLGGEENFLWQSFDYPCDTILSEMKFGWNKKTGFEKRLAAWRTADDPSSGNLTITMMHTSNPETIIWKGSTKYYRSGPWNAQTSGVVGLKTNPLYNFEFINNEDEAYYMYTLKNKSVVSIMVINQTLSSRQRLIWVPESKTWSIYQSLPLDGCDVYNICGPNGHCIIDGSPMCQCLDGFEPKSYQQWNAMDWTQGCVRSGNWSCGVKNQDGFHKFVGMKFPDTTNSWINLNITLDHCKMKCLQNCSCTAYTYLDPTGKVSGCSLWFNDLLDLRLSQSSGQDLYVRTDASSDIDAKHGQRKKVILAVSIIISIALLMLLALSYIYITKVKHKGENLKKGHEDFELPLFDVSSMLKATNNFSFNNKLGEGGFGPVYKGTLIDGQIVAVKRLSGNSEQGLIEFKNEVILCAKLQHRNLVKVLGCCIEGEEKILLYEYMPKRSLDLFIFDPIQSKLLDWSMRFNILNGIARGLQYLHQDSRLRIIHRDLKASNILLDNEMNPKISDFGLAKMFGGDQIEGKTRRIIGTYGYMAPEYVIHGLFSIKSDVFSFGVLLLEIISGKKNRSLTYHEHDHNLLWHAWRLWREGIPHELIDNCLKDTCVQHEALRCIQIGLLCVQHVPDYRPNMPHVIMMLGSESTLPQPKEPGFLMEMISIEEQSFSERRASSVNEVTLSILRSR, encoded by the exons ATGTCTTTTCCTTCTATGCCAGTTATCATCATCACTAGTCTTTTGTTTGTTCTATCTCATATTTCATTTGCAATAGATACTATCACCCAGTCAACTTCATTTCCTGATGGCAGCACTTTGGTTTCTAAAGATGGAAGCTTTGAATTGGGATTCTTTGGTAATTCCTCAAACCGTTATATAGGAATTTGGTATAAAAATATCCCGGTTCGAAGAGTTGTTTGGGTTGCAAATCGCGATAATCCAACCAAAGATAATTCGAGCAAGTTGATCATAAATCGAGATGGAAATATTTTGCTTCTCAACCACAATGAATCTCTTGTTTGGTCAATAaatgcaacaaaaaagatttcGAGTCCCGTTGTCCTTCAGCTGTTGGATAACGGGAATTTTGTTCTTAGGtataagaattcaaattcaaattcaaattcggaGTCAAATTTGGGAGGAGAAGAAAATTTTTTGTGGCAGAGTTTTGATTATCCGTGTGATACAATATTATCAGAAATGAAATTTGGATGGAACAAAAAAACTGGATTTGAAAAGCGTCTTGCAGCTTGGAGAACCGCGGATGATCCATCTTCGGGTAATTTAACTATAACCATGATGCATACCAGCAATCCCGAAACTATAATTTGGAAAGGGtcaacaaaatattataggtcGGGACCATGGAATGCTCAAACTAGTGGAGTTGTTGGATTAAAGACTAATCCACTTTATAATTTCGAGTTTATCAACAACGAGGATGAGGCGTATTATATGTACACACTAAAAAATAAAAGTGTGGTCTCAATAATGGTTATCAACCAAACCCTCTCGTCTCGTCAACGTCTCATTTGGGTTCCCGAGTCAAAAACATGGAGTATTTACCAATCATTGCCACTTGATGGTTGTGATGTATACAACATTTGTGGTCCAAACGGACATTGCATCATTGATGGGTCGCCAATGTGTCAATGTTTAGATGGATTTGAGCCAAAATCTTATCAACAATGGAATGCAATGGATTGGACCCAAGGATGTGTGCGGAGTGGAAATTGGAGTTGTGGAGTTAAAAATCAAGACGGGTTTCATAAATTTGTCGGGATGAAATTTCCGGATACTACAAATTCTTGGATCAATCTAAACATAACCCTTGATCATTGCAAAATGAAATGCTTGCAAAATTGTTCATGCACTGCCTATACATACTTGGATCCAACCGGAAAAGTTAGTGGTTGCTCTCTTTGGTTTAATGATCTTCTTGATTTGAGACTTTCACAAAGTAGTGGACAAGATTTATATGTTCGTACGGATGCTAGTTCAGATATTG ATGCTAAACATGGGCAGAGGAAAAAAGTGATTTTGGCAGTTTCTATCATAATTTCCATTGCCCTTTTGATGCTATTGGCTCTCTCCTACATTTATATAACCAAAGTAAAACATAAAG GGGAAAATCTCAAAAAGGGCCACGAAGATTTTGAGCTTCCTCTATTTGATGTATCCTCAATGCTCAAGGCTACAAATAACTTCTCCTTCAATAATAAACTCGGCGAGGGTGGTTTCGGACCCGTATATAAG GGTACATTGATAGATGGACAAATAGTTGCAGTCAAAAGGCTATCAGGAAATTCTGAACAAGGACTGATAGAATTTAAAAACGAAGTCATATTGTGTGCTAAATTGCAACATCGAAATCTTGTGAAGGTTCTTGGTTGTTGCATTGAAGGAGAGGAAAAAATATTACTATATGAATACATGCCTAAAAGAAgtcttgatttatttatttttg ATCCGATTCAAAGCAAATTATTAGATTGGTCTATGCGTTTTAATATCTTGAATGGAATTGCTCGAGGACTTCAATATCTTCATCAAGATTCTAGGTTAAGGATCATACACAGAGATTTGAAAGCGAGTAACATTTTATTAGATAATGAAATGAACCCAAAAATTTCAGATTTTGGCCTTGCTAAAATGTTCGGAGGTgatcaaatcgaaggaaagacAAGAAGAATAATTGGAACATA TGGTTACATGGCGCCAGAGTATGTCATTCATGGATTATTCTCCATAAAATCCGATGTGTTTAGCTTTGGCGTGTTATTGCTAGAAATAATAAGTGGGAAGAAAAATAGATCACTTACCTATCATGAACACGATCACAATCTTCTTTGGCAT GCATGGAGATTATGGAGAGAGGGAATCCCACATGAATTGATTGATAATTGTTTAAAAGACACATGTGTTCAACATGAAGCTTTACGATGCATTCAAATAGGTCTTCTATGTGTGCAACATGTTCCTGATTATAGGCCAAACATGCCACATGTGATTATGATGTTAGGTAGTGAAAGTACTTTACCTCAACCAAAGGAACCGGGTTTCTTGATGGAAATGATCTCAATTGAAGAACAATCTTTTTCTGAAAGACGAGCATCTTCCGTGAATGAAGTAACTCTCTCAATATTACGTTCAAGATAG